In a genomic window of Pelotomaculum thermopropionicum SI:
- a CDS encoding hypothetical protein (containing COG2206, HD-GYP domain and COG2203, FhlA, FOG: GAF domain), which yields MIHISLKRLLLKKEVSFIVREIMALLGTPVFVQDSEGRVLLGNAGEGCFKNRHPIKLGERVIGWVNGGERALVLASLLSYLATVELEKKAIGREALEKYKEITLLYDITEKLTASLNPKDVAQLVVDQAKRLIRADYISVMLINEDTGMLEVVAVSGEGGCYTDVIEALTGIKGNVVHTGKPEIINDILSDSRYVRKAIGVSSLMCVPLKVKDRVIGLIIIGSRERINYTAEDMKLLSALAFQAAADIENARLYDSLKETFLTTIHTLAETIEKRDPYTGGHTKRVMNYSLAIGSELGLSEAELERLQLAAVLHDIGKIGIRDGILLKKRKLSFKEFEEIKMHTIYAEQILNHIKNLKKIIPGVKHHHERFDGKGYPEGLQGDGIDVIARIIAVADAFDAMTTDRPYRKSLGLAVALEELRKNAGTQFDPDVVKAFMKAYESEKLLSKEADTDAKHINSG from the coding sequence ATGATTCACATCAGTCTTAAGCGTCTCCTTTTGAAAAAAGAAGTGTCTTTTATTGTCAGAGAGATTATGGCTCTCTTGGGAACACCGGTGTTTGTTCAAGATTCGGAAGGCAGGGTGCTTCTTGGTAATGCCGGAGAAGGATGTTTTAAAAACAGGCATCCGATCAAACTTGGGGAAAGGGTGATAGGCTGGGTAAACGGCGGAGAGAGGGCGCTGGTTCTGGCCTCCCTGCTCTCGTATCTGGCTACCGTGGAACTTGAAAAGAAAGCCATTGGACGGGAGGCACTTGAAAAATATAAGGAGATAACGCTACTTTACGATATTACAGAAAAACTGACCGCAAGCCTCAATCCGAAAGACGTTGCCCAGCTGGTTGTTGATCAGGCCAAGAGGCTGATCAGGGCCGATTATATTTCGGTTATGCTGATTAACGAAGATACCGGCATGCTGGAAGTGGTGGCTGTATCGGGAGAGGGGGGGTGTTACACGGATGTCATTGAAGCATTAACGGGAATTAAGGGTAACGTAGTGCATACCGGCAAGCCAGAAATAATAAACGACATTCTTTCCGATTCCAGATATGTCCGAAAGGCAATAGGGGTTAGTTCCCTGATGTGCGTCCCTTTAAAGGTAAAGGACAGGGTTATCGGGCTGATCATTATCGGCAGCCGGGAACGCATAAATTATACTGCCGAAGACATGAAGCTTTTATCCGCTCTGGCCTTTCAGGCGGCAGCCGATATAGAGAATGCCAGGCTGTACGACAGTTTAAAGGAGACATTTCTGACAACCATTCATACCCTGGCAGAAACTATAGAAAAGAGAGACCCCTACACGGGCGGACATACAAAGAGAGTTATGAATTACAGCCTGGCCATCGGAAGTGAACTGGGACTTTCAGAGGCAGAGCTGGAAAGGCTGCAGCTTGCTGCCGTGCTTCACGACATAGGGAAAATCGGCATCAGGGATGGAATTCTGCTTAAGAAAAGAAAGCTTTCATTCAAAGAGTTTGAAGAAATAAAAATGCACACCATTTATGCCGAACAAATCCTAAACCACATTAAAAATCTGAAGAAGATCATCCCGGGCGTTAAACACCATCATGAACGCTTTGACGGCAAGGGGTACCCTGAGGGACTGCAGGGTGACGGCATAGACGTAATTGCCAGAATAATTGCTGTGGCAGATGCTTTTGACGCCATGACAACCGACCGTCCCTACCGAAAAAGCCTGGGTCTTGCGGTTGCCCTGGAAGAGCTTAGGAAAAACGCAGGTACCCAGTTTGATCCTGATGTTGTGAAGGCTTTTATGAAGGCATATGAGAGCGAAAAGCTGCTGAGTAAAGAGGCTGATACAGATGCCAAACATATTAATAGTGGATGA
- a CDS encoding response regulator (containing CheY-like receiver domain and AraC-type DNA-binding domain): MPNILIVDDELHIRLLLEQTLEEIEEKGVRLITAGNGEDALEIIKKESPQLVFLDVMMPKMNGFDLCRVVKNDLKMENVYIVMLPSLSVGTPK; encoded by the coding sequence ATGCCAAACATATTAATAGTGGATGACGAGTTGCATATTAGGCTTCTTTTGGAACAGACGCTCGAGGAAATCGAAGAAAAAGGAGTCAGGCTGATTACCGCCGGTAACGGTGAAGATGCCCTGGAAATCATTAAAAAGGAAAGTCCCCAACTGGTTTTTCTGGATGTAATGATGCCGAAAATGAATGGGTTTGATTTATGCCGTGTAGTAAAAAACGATTTAAAAATGGAAAATGTTTATATTGTCATGCTCCCGAGTTTATCAGTTGGGACGCCCAAATGA